Proteins from a genomic interval of Acinonyx jubatus isolate Ajub_Pintada_27869175 chromosome B4, VMU_Ajub_asm_v1.0, whole genome shotgun sequence:
- the LOC106977156 gene encoding cationic amino acid transporter 3-like: protein MLCQALRRFGQKLVRGPTLTEPVAENDPRRRLSTLDLVTQGVGHTVGIGVYVLAGEVVRNQAGPSFVICVLVAGLSSLLAGLCYAEISTRIPHSGSAYLYSFVTIGELWAFITGWNLILALVAEKAIVFITWMLTFDNLRGNQLSQTVQESISAHVPPVLAEYLEFSALGFVLLFMEFRSLWYFRSFLTSTLAKVVTLVKLLALSFVITSGFIKGDLHNWKLTEEDYVKAGLNDTSGLGPLGSGGFVPFGFEGILRGSATCFYAFLGFDSIVTRVEKSQNPQRSIPMGIVISLFICFLVYFGVSSAFTLMVSYYQLQPGSTLPEVFLHIGWVPAYYVVAFALLCILSASLWGFVWPMHQVLYMMAKDGLLFSFLTRISVFQYSLIMIIVFVGTIPVIVFFFGVTDLLDLRSVVSLISHSLVAICVLILRYQPEVQNEENEAEVQEENGPAAERLTLQGLLFPASPTPTSLSGQVVRVSSSLLVLLLILLCLVLTQGPVLLSGDPVWISVVVLLLVLITGLTGVIWRQPQSSSPVYFKVPAVPLLPLLSVFVNVYLMMQMTAGTWIVLGVWMLIGFVIYFAYGIQHSWVAIPTQGEKCRP from the coding sequence ATGCTGTGTCAGGCACTTCGTAGATTTGGTCAAAAACTGGTACGCGGACCTACGCTGACGGAACCGGTGGCTGAGAATGACCCACGGAGAAGATTGAGCACTCTGGATTTAGTGACCCAGGGTGTGGGCCACACAGTGGGTATAGGTGTATATGTCCTGGCTGGTGAGGTGGTCAGAAATCAAGCAGGACCATCTTTTGTGATCTGCGTTTTGGTGGCTGGCCTATCTTCTCTGTTGGCTGGGCTGTGCTATGCAGAGATTAGTACCCGCATTCCCCATTCTGGCTCTGCATATCTCTACAGCTTTGTCACTATAGGTGAACTCTGGGCCTTCATCACTGGCTGGAACCTCATCCTCGCCCTTGTTGCTGAGAAAGCCATTGTGTTCATCACATGGATGTTAACTTTTGACAACCTGCGTGGGAACCAGCTGTCTCAGACTGTGCAAGAGAGCATCTCAGCACATGTTCCCCCTGTCCTTGCAGAATATCTAGAATTCTCTGCTCtgggttttgtgttgttgttcATGGAATTCAGGAGTCTTTGGTATTTCAGGTCATTTTTGACTTCCACACTTGCCAAAGTGGTCACATTGGTGAAACTTTTGGCTCTCAGCTTTGTCATAACCTCTGGCTTCATTAAGGGGGACCTGCACAACTGGAAGCTCACAGAAGAGGACTATGTAAAGGCTGGACTCAATGACACCTCTGGCTTGGGACCTCTGGGCTCTGGAGGATTTGTGCCTTTTGGGTTCGAGGGGATTCTCCGTGGATCAGCTACCTGTTTCTATGCGTTTCTTGGTTTTGACAGTATTGTTACCAGAGTTGAAAAATCCCAGAATCCCCAGCGTTCCATCCCCATGGGCATTGTGATTTCACTGTTCATCTGCTTTTTGGTGTATTTTGGTGTCTCTTCAGCATTCACACTTATGGTGTCTTACTACCAGCTCCAACCTGGGAGCACCTTGCCTGAGGTATTTCTCCATATTGGCTGGGTCCCTGCCTACTACGTGGTAGCTTTTGCATTGCTGTGCATTCTTTCCGCCAGCCTTTGGGGCTTTGTGTGGCCAATGCATCAGGTGCTATACATGATGGCAAAGGATGGCCTCCTGTTCTCTTTCCTTACCCGTATCTCTGTATTCCAATACTCTCTTATCATGATCATTGTGTTTGTTGGAACTATTCCAGTCATTGTATTCTTCTTTGGAGTCACTGATCTCTTGGATCTAAGGTCAGTTGTGTCCCTGATTTCTCATTCCTTGGTTGCAATTTGTGTTCTTATCCTCAGGTATCAGCCTGAGGTgcagaatgaggaaaatgaagcagaggTGCAGGAGGAGAATGGACCTGCAGCAGAGAGGTTGACTCTACAGGGACTACTTTTTccagccagccccacccccacttcactCTCTGGCCAGGTTGTCCGTGTTTCTTCCTCACTGCTTGTTCTGTTGCTCATTCTTCTTTGCCTAGTGCTGACCCAGGGGCCAGTTCTGCTTTCTGGAGACCCAGTATGGATTTCAGTGGTTGTGCTGCTCCTGGTGCTCATCACTGGGCTCACTGGGGTCATCTGGAGACAGCCGCAGAGCTCCAGTCCCGTTTACTTTAAGGTCCCTGCTGTGCCTCTTCTCCCACTACTGAGCGTCTTTGTGAATGTTTACCTTATGATGCAGATGACAGCTGGCACCTGGATAGTATTGGGTGTCTGGATGCTAATTGGGTTTGTTATCTACTTCGCCTATGGGATCCAGCACAGCTGGGTCGCTATCCCCACTCAAGGCGAAAAGTGTAGACCTTGA